The following are encoded in a window of Thalassotalea insulae genomic DNA:
- a CDS encoding 1-acyl-sn-glycerol-3-phosphate acyltransferase, with amino-acid sequence MFDDIRPYHDDEVNQVLHRLINEAELQSSIAQFSIPRLKKYLPDLANLLVKLSLSWRLKHLHSINDIQNEVAKYLHKIIKKSTDGFSYDGINHIDSSKPCLFISNHRDIVLDVALVNYALHQNNIATVEAAVGDNLLGKTWVADLMRINKSFIVKRGEKTKRAMLTASKQLSAYIYHSLTEKKQNIWIAQKEGRAKDGIDKTNAALISMLLLNKEKSTSIADYLEQLNIIPVAISYQYDPCDCDKAKELAEIQATGVYEKAEHEDLKSITQGLLGQKGKVHLSFCQPIKGEFTDSKAIAMAIDQQIINHYKLYDSNLSAFQQLSDNEAQSSLGSQMADRMKPLTKEQQHWLLTMYANPVLAKKALTEVQ; translated from the coding sequence ATGTTTGACGATATTCGTCCCTATCACGATGATGAAGTAAATCAGGTTCTTCATCGCTTAATTAATGAAGCTGAGCTACAGTCTTCTATTGCACAGTTTTCCATTCCCCGACTAAAAAAGTATCTTCCTGACCTGGCTAATCTACTAGTTAAGTTGTCGTTATCATGGCGATTAAAGCATCTGCACAGCATTAACGATATTCAAAATGAAGTCGCGAAATATTTGCATAAAATTATCAAAAAAAGTACCGACGGCTTTAGTTATGACGGTATTAATCATATCGATTCCAGCAAGCCCTGCTTGTTTATCAGCAATCACAGGGATATTGTGCTGGACGTTGCCTTAGTCAATTATGCGCTGCACCAAAATAATATCGCTACTGTTGAAGCAGCCGTAGGTGACAATTTACTCGGTAAAACTTGGGTTGCAGATCTCATGCGAATAAATAAAAGTTTTATTGTTAAACGCGGAGAAAAAACTAAACGTGCGATGCTAACCGCATCGAAGCAATTATCAGCATATATTTATCACAGCCTGACCGAGAAAAAACAAAACATTTGGATTGCACAAAAAGAAGGCCGCGCAAAAGATGGGATTGATAAAACCAATGCAGCGCTAATTTCTATGCTGCTCCTCAATAAGGAAAAAAGCACCAGTATCGCGGATTATCTCGAACAGCTGAATATTATTCCGGTCGCCATTTCATATCAATATGACCCATGCGATTGTGATAAAGCGAAAGAGTTAGCAGAGATCCAAGCAACTGGCGTTTATGAAAAAGCGGAACATGAAGATTTAAAAAGCATCACCCAAGGATTGCTAGGTCAAAAAGGCAAAGTACATTTATCTTTCTGTCAGCCAATTAAAGGGGAGTTTACCGATAGTAAGGCCATTGCTATGGCGATTGATCAGCAGATCATTAACCACTACAAACTCTATGACAGTAATCTATCCGCCTTCCAGCAGCTGAGCGATAACGAAGCGCAAAGCTCATTAGGTTCACAAATGGCAGATCGAATGAAACCTTTAACTAAAGAACAGCAGCATTGGCTTTTAACTATGTACGCAAATCCGGTATTAGCAAAAAAAGCGCTTACTGAAGTGCAATAA
- a CDS encoding GNAT family N-acetyltransferase gives MNESVASPVSVSIDTPQLIMRLLNESDAPMILELLNEPAFITHIGDKGVRDLNGALNYINSGPLKMQKELGFSLYCCQLKSNNEAIGISGLIKRDGVEYPEVGFGFLARYCGQGFGYQSSKAVMEHAKQQLGITRLQAICNPDNTASIALLTKLAFQYTGNIVLPGQTKRVKLFDNLN, from the coding sequence TTGAACGAAAGTGTTGCAAGCCCAGTAAGTGTATCTATAGACACGCCGCAATTAATAATGCGGTTATTAAATGAGTCTGATGCTCCTATGATACTTGAGTTACTGAATGAGCCGGCATTTATTACTCACATCGGGGACAAAGGTGTCAGAGACCTGAACGGCGCTTTGAATTATATCAACTCTGGGCCGTTGAAGATGCAAAAGGAGCTAGGGTTTAGTCTCTATTGTTGTCAGTTAAAAAGTAACAATGAAGCGATTGGCATTTCAGGTTTGATTAAACGAGATGGTGTTGAATACCCTGAAGTTGGCTTTGGATTTCTAGCACGTTATTGTGGTCAGGGCTTCGGCTATCAATCATCGAAAGCTGTAATGGAGCATGCTAAGCAACAACTGGGAATAACGCGGTTGCAGGCAATATGTAATCCAGATAATACCGCTTCAATTGCTTTATTAACCAAATTAGCTTTTCAGTATACTGGTAATATTGTACTGCCTGGACAAACGAAGAGGGTTAAACTGTTTGATAATTTGAACTAG
- the hpf gene encoding ribosome hibernation-promoting factor, HPF/YfiA family: MKINLSGHHVEVTDSIREHVQEKFSKIATHFPTIIALDVIVSKEHGKHHVELSTSYEGAKVAASATEEVMYPAIASAAKKLDSALKHRKGQLKANLHSKPAASAPDIAHEKVQELNLA, translated from the coding sequence ATGAAAATAAATCTTTCTGGTCATCATGTAGAAGTTACTGACTCAATTAGAGAACATGTTCAAGAAAAGTTTTCAAAAATCGCCACTCATTTCCCAACTATTATTGCATTAGACGTTATTGTATCCAAAGAGCATGGTAAGCATCACGTAGAGCTGAGTACTAGCTATGAAGGAGCAAAAGTAGCTGCTTCTGCTACAGAAGAAGTGATGTATCCGGCTATTGCCAGCGCGGCAAAAAAACTAGATTCCGCATTAAAACACCGCAAGGGGCAACTTAAAGCTAATTTGCATAGTAAACCTGCCGCTAGTGCGCCTGATATAGCGCATGAAAAAGTGCAGGAGCTTAATTTAGCCTAA
- the arfB gene encoding alternative ribosome rescue aminoacyl-tRNA hydrolase ArfB → MTTEQEYIFSLADVEISAIRAQGAGGQNVNKVSSAVHLRFNILHSSLSDKLKERLLALKDSRVTKQGDIIIKAQQFRTQEQNKADALQRLNALILSCTVTQKVRKATKPTKSSQRKRLEKKTLRSQKKSLRSKVKF, encoded by the coding sequence ATGACTACAGAGCAAGAATACATCTTTTCACTAGCTGACGTCGAAATAAGTGCTATTCGTGCGCAAGGAGCCGGTGGACAAAATGTTAACAAGGTTTCTTCTGCGGTGCATTTACGTTTTAATATTCTTCATTCCAGCTTATCGGATAAGTTAAAAGAACGGTTATTGGCACTAAAAGATTCTCGTGTTACTAAGCAGGGAGACATTATCATCAAAGCGCAGCAGTTTAGGACGCAAGAGCAGAATAAAGCCGATGCGCTGCAACGCTTAAATGCTTTAATTTTATCTTGTACTGTGACACAAAAAGTAAGAAAAGCGACTAAACCAACCAAATCATCTCAGCGTAAACGTTTAGAGAAAAAGACGTTACGCAGCCAGAAAAAATCACTACGCTCGAAAGTGAAATTCTAA
- a CDS encoding winged helix-turn-helix transcriptional regulator, producing the protein MAIPLPGTPVRGSKTGKPIMALLDLLGRTWSLGIIWNLARQSYTFREMQGVCENISPTLLNTRLKELRQALIVEKTMAGYALTELGQELLQLIYPMGDWARDWQKALKAGEVNHEQ; encoded by the coding sequence ATGGCAATCCCACTTCCCGGTACCCCAGTGCGAGGTTCTAAAACCGGCAAGCCGATAATGGCATTATTAGACTTATTAGGACGAACCTGGTCATTAGGCATTATTTGGAACCTGGCTCGACAAAGTTATACCTTTAGAGAAATGCAGGGGGTGTGTGAAAATATTTCCCCGACCTTGCTTAATACTCGGTTAAAAGAGCTGCGGCAGGCATTAATTGTTGAAAAAACTATGGCTGGTTATGCATTAACTGAATTAGGGCAGGAATTGCTTCAGCTAATTTATCCAATGGGGGACTGGGCAAGGGATTGGCAAAAAGCCTTAAAAGCTGGAGAGGTTAACCAT